A stretch of Lactuca sativa cultivar Salinas chromosome 6, Lsat_Salinas_v11, whole genome shotgun sequence DNA encodes these proteins:
- the LOC111914194 gene encoding uncharacterized protein LOC111914194 isoform X1: MIIRQPNQNLDRLITVRLAGLKVRRKRWISTIEFSHPSKVVVTRSQSRNQQEDQDQEMSNPKNNNNNLPPPPPQPSPPPHSNFSLLSVLSREKLTGPTTYIRSAP, translated from the exons ATGATTATTCGGCAGCCGAATCAAAATCTTGACCGTCTAATTACTGTTCGTCTAGCAGGACTTAAG GTGCGAAGAAAAAGATGGATTTCTACTATTGAGTTCTCTCATCCAAGCAAAGTGGTTGTTACGAGATCCCAATCTAGGAATcaacaagaagatcaagatcaagag atgtcgaacccgaagaacaacaacaacaaccttcctcctcctcctccacaaccatcaccaccacctcaCTCGAACTTCTCACTTTTGTCGGTTCTTTCTAGGGAGAAACTCACTGGACCAACTACATACATTAGATCCGCACCTTAA
- the LOC111914194 gene encoding uncharacterized protein LOC111914194 isoform X2 has translation MSKIINYWCEEKDGFLLLSSLIQAKWLLRDPNLGINKKIKIKRCRTRRTTTTTFLLLLHNHHHHLTRTSHFCRFFLGRNSLDQLHTLDPHLKDHLEVTKYVK, from the exons ATGTCCAAGAttattaactattg GTGCGAAGAAAAAGATGGATTTCTACTATTGAGTTCTCTCATCCAAGCAAAGTGGTTGTTACGAGATCCCAATCTAGGAATcaacaagaagatcaagatcaagag atgtcgaacccgaagaacaacaacaacaaccttcctcctcctcctccacaaccatcaccaccacctcaCTCGAACTTCTCACTTTTGTCGGTTCTTTCTAGGGAGAAACTCACTGGACCAACTACATACATTAGATCCGCACCTTAAGGATCACCTTGAG GTCACTAAATATGTCAAATAA
- the LOC111914196 gene encoding YTH domain-containing protein ECT4 isoform X1 has product MDVYNVPEHGNADAYLIQGTTDPNSQLTNCVLEPLEAAMYNEGTPEFVVDQGMYYPSATNYGYICTGLESPGDWDDHHRVFGVDGQNIQFIGTQTESMPYVYYTTPSYGYAESPYNPYNPYIPGAMIGIGSDGSYVGAQQYYIPYENGASSPAYYPMLVPDTLTTTDQYMDMPTSNWADPSSANPTYTQNPTNHANSFGKVSEGYKSNDNKLPAANNGNGNGNGGVTVTSSSGKTTSNHNNGLKVSVPSGNNNLPNLSGNGRVVVDKVRSKSSFGKTTNDVSGNGNNPNGLGEQNRGPRSNSRLTVKAYSTRAGNSDAQGNIVISMDNYNKDDFPVEYVNAKFFVIKSYSEDDVHKSIKYNVWSSTPNGNKKLNTAYEEAQKISAAGDCPVFLFFSVNASGQFCGVAEMSGHVDFHKDMDFWQQDKWSGSFPVKWHIIKDVPNPHFRHIILENNEHKPVTNSRDTQEIKYKKGIEMLKVFKNYTWKTSLLDDFMYYENRQKILQEEKARLLIKSYGTPVFVPVLQPPRKLTNNNNNNNSNNFYDLASTTTTTTHDIIKNTSASTNHQDRQQQVVVEDKDDVLHFQSLSINQKEEDGDGGVLTVGSMPVKVNGYGQSSGFLTVGTIPLDPKALMKVKEGEAGDSKKKG; this is encoded by the exons ATGGATGTGTATAATGTTCCTGAACATGGAAATGCAGATGCTTACCTG ATTCAAGGCACTACTGACCCAAATTCACAATTAACAAACTGTGTTCTTGAACCACTTGAAGCTGCTATGTATAACGAAGGCACTCCAGAGTTTGTGGTTGATCAGGGCATGTATTATCCCTCTGCTACCAATTACGGCTACATTTGTACAG GATTGGAATCGCCAGGTGATTGGGATGACCACCATAGAGTTTTTGGTGTGGATGGTCAAAATATTCAGTTCATA GGCACACAAACAGAAAGTATGCCTTATGTGTATTATACTACACCTAGCTATGGATATGCAGAGTCTCCATATAACCCTTACAATCCTTACATCCCTGGTGCTATGATAGGAATAGGATCTGATGGCTCCTATGTAGGGGCACAACAGTACTACATACCTTATGAAAATGGTGCCTCTTCACCAGCTTATTATCCCATGCTTGTTCCAGACACTTTGACAACAACAGATCAATACATGGATATGCCCACATCTAATTGGGCCGATCCATCGTCAGCAAATCCAACATACACCCAAAATCCAACAAACCATGCAAATTCTTTTGGAAAAGTTTCAGAAGGGTATAAAAGTAATGATAACAAGTTACCTGCTGCAAACAATGGTAATGGTAATGGTAATGGTGGTGTGACTGTGACTTCCAGCAGTGGGAAAACTACATCGAATCATAACAACGGGCTGAAAGTTAGTGTTCCTTCTGGTAACAACAACTTGCCTAATTTAAGTGGTAATGGGCGGGTGGTGGTGGATAAGGTTCGGTCAAAGTCAAGTTTTGGTAAGACGACAAATGATGTCAGTGGAAATGGTAATAATCCGAATGGTTTGGGTGAACAGAACCGTGGTCCTAGATCAAACAGTCGGTTGACTGTTAAAGCCTACTCAACTAGAGCTGGGAATAGTGATGCGCAAGGAAACATTGTAATCTCCATGGACAATTACAACAAGGATGATTTCCCTGTGGAGTATGTGAATGCAAAGTTCTTTGTTATAAAATCATACAGCGAAGATGATGTTCATAAGAGTATCAAGTATAATGTATGGTCCTCTACACCTAATGGAAACAAGAAACTCAACACTGCTTATGAAGAAGCCCAGAAAATATCAGCAGCAGGGGACTGTCCTGTCTTTCTGTTTTTCTCT GTGAATGCAAGCGGGCAGTTTTGTGGGGTTGCTGAGATGAGTGGGCATGTGGATTTCCataaagatatggatttttggcAACAAGACAAATGGAGTGGGAGTTTTCCAGTGAAGTGGCATATAATTAAAGATGTACCAAATCCCCACTTCCGTCACATCATATTAGAAAACAATGAGCACAAACCAGTAACAAACAGCCGCGATACACAAGAG ATAAAGTATAAAAAAGGAATAGAAATGCTGAAAGTATTCAAGAACTATACATGGAAGACATCTTTACTTGATGATTTCATGTACTATGAGAACCGACAGAAGATATTACAGGAAGAGAAAGCCAGATTACTAATCAAAAGCTATGGCACTCCAGTATTTGTCCCTGTTCTTCAACCTCCCCGCAAGCTtactaacaataataataataataattcaaataatttctATGATTTGGCCTCCACAACCACAACTACAACTCATGATATAATAAAAAATACTTCAGCTTCAACTAATCATCAAGATAGACAACAACaggtggttgttgaagataaaGATGATGTTTTACATTTTCAATCCCTctctataaaccaaaaagaagaagatggtgatggtggtgtttTGACAGTGGGGTCAAtgccggtcaaagtcaacgggtATGGTCAAAGTTCTGGTTTTTTGACAGTGGGAACCATCCCGCTTGATCCTAAAGCTTTGATGAAGGTAAAAGAAGGCGAAGCTGGTGATTCCAAAAAGAAAGGCTAA
- the LOC111914196 gene encoding YTH domain-containing protein ECT4 isoform X2, whose product MYNEGTPEFVVDQGMYYPSATNYGYICTGLESPGDWDDHHRVFGVDGQNIQFIGTQTESMPYVYYTTPSYGYAESPYNPYNPYIPGAMIGIGSDGSYVGAQQYYIPYENGASSPAYYPMLVPDTLTTTDQYMDMPTSNWADPSSANPTYTQNPTNHANSFGKVSEGYKSNDNKLPAANNGNGNGNGGVTVTSSSGKTTSNHNNGLKVSVPSGNNNLPNLSGNGRVVVDKVRSKSSFGKTTNDVSGNGNNPNGLGEQNRGPRSNSRLTVKAYSTRAGNSDAQGNIVISMDNYNKDDFPVEYVNAKFFVIKSYSEDDVHKSIKYNVWSSTPNGNKKLNTAYEEAQKISAAGDCPVFLFFSVNASGQFCGVAEMSGHVDFHKDMDFWQQDKWSGSFPVKWHIIKDVPNPHFRHIILENNEHKPVTNSRDTQEIKYKKGIEMLKVFKNYTWKTSLLDDFMYYENRQKILQEEKARLLIKSYGTPVFVPVLQPPRKLTNNNNNNNSNNFYDLASTTTTTTHDIIKNTSASTNHQDRQQQVVVEDKDDVLHFQSLSINQKEEDGDGGVLTVGSMPVKVNGYGQSSGFLTVGTIPLDPKALMKVKEGEAGDSKKKG is encoded by the exons ATGTATAACGAAGGCACTCCAGAGTTTGTGGTTGATCAGGGCATGTATTATCCCTCTGCTACCAATTACGGCTACATTTGTACAG GATTGGAATCGCCAGGTGATTGGGATGACCACCATAGAGTTTTTGGTGTGGATGGTCAAAATATTCAGTTCATA GGCACACAAACAGAAAGTATGCCTTATGTGTATTATACTACACCTAGCTATGGATATGCAGAGTCTCCATATAACCCTTACAATCCTTACATCCCTGGTGCTATGATAGGAATAGGATCTGATGGCTCCTATGTAGGGGCACAACAGTACTACATACCTTATGAAAATGGTGCCTCTTCACCAGCTTATTATCCCATGCTTGTTCCAGACACTTTGACAACAACAGATCAATACATGGATATGCCCACATCTAATTGGGCCGATCCATCGTCAGCAAATCCAACATACACCCAAAATCCAACAAACCATGCAAATTCTTTTGGAAAAGTTTCAGAAGGGTATAAAAGTAATGATAACAAGTTACCTGCTGCAAACAATGGTAATGGTAATGGTAATGGTGGTGTGACTGTGACTTCCAGCAGTGGGAAAACTACATCGAATCATAACAACGGGCTGAAAGTTAGTGTTCCTTCTGGTAACAACAACTTGCCTAATTTAAGTGGTAATGGGCGGGTGGTGGTGGATAAGGTTCGGTCAAAGTCAAGTTTTGGTAAGACGACAAATGATGTCAGTGGAAATGGTAATAATCCGAATGGTTTGGGTGAACAGAACCGTGGTCCTAGATCAAACAGTCGGTTGACTGTTAAAGCCTACTCAACTAGAGCTGGGAATAGTGATGCGCAAGGAAACATTGTAATCTCCATGGACAATTACAACAAGGATGATTTCCCTGTGGAGTATGTGAATGCAAAGTTCTTTGTTATAAAATCATACAGCGAAGATGATGTTCATAAGAGTATCAAGTATAATGTATGGTCCTCTACACCTAATGGAAACAAGAAACTCAACACTGCTTATGAAGAAGCCCAGAAAATATCAGCAGCAGGGGACTGTCCTGTCTTTCTGTTTTTCTCT GTGAATGCAAGCGGGCAGTTTTGTGGGGTTGCTGAGATGAGTGGGCATGTGGATTTCCataaagatatggatttttggcAACAAGACAAATGGAGTGGGAGTTTTCCAGTGAAGTGGCATATAATTAAAGATGTACCAAATCCCCACTTCCGTCACATCATATTAGAAAACAATGAGCACAAACCAGTAACAAACAGCCGCGATACACAAGAG ATAAAGTATAAAAAAGGAATAGAAATGCTGAAAGTATTCAAGAACTATACATGGAAGACATCTTTACTTGATGATTTCATGTACTATGAGAACCGACAGAAGATATTACAGGAAGAGAAAGCCAGATTACTAATCAAAAGCTATGGCACTCCAGTATTTGTCCCTGTTCTTCAACCTCCCCGCAAGCTtactaacaataataataataataattcaaataatttctATGATTTGGCCTCCACAACCACAACTACAACTCATGATATAATAAAAAATACTTCAGCTTCAACTAATCATCAAGATAGACAACAACaggtggttgttgaagataaaGATGATGTTTTACATTTTCAATCCCTctctataaaccaaaaagaagaagatggtgatggtggtgtttTGACAGTGGGGTCAAtgccggtcaaagtcaacgggtATGGTCAAAGTTCTGGTTTTTTGACAGTGGGAACCATCCCGCTTGATCCTAAAGCTTTGATGAAGGTAAAAGAAGGCGAAGCTGGTGATTCCAAAAAGAAAGGCTAA